The Camelus bactrianus isolate YW-2024 breed Bactrian camel chromosome 13, ASM4877302v1, whole genome shotgun sequence nucleotide sequence TTTTACAAAACAACAATTTGACAACTTTAATAATCAGTGTGTTGGGCACTTAGCAGGTGCCAGGCTCTCTGCCAAATGCTTTACAggccattatctcatttaatttggtCCCTACAACAGCCCGCTGAGAAAGCACTCCTGccttctcattttccagatgaagaaactgggcaTTAGAGAAGGCAGGAACCTCAGTCAAGGTCACCCAGCCCCGGTgtggctgggattcaaactcactCCCACTGGATCTAAACCCCACGGGTGTTACATTAAGATGCCTCTGTACCTGGTGGTTAAaacatgggctttggagccagacagccGAACAGAAGGAGCTACAGCATGGGCTGTACTTAGAGCAGTGCTGGGTACGGGGCCGGAGCATGCTGAAGGCCTTTATCATTACTATTATTGCAGCTGTCTGGGTAGCAAACAATCACCAACGGTGAAAGGCCCGGAAAGCACCACTGCCCGGGTCCAAATCAGGCCTCTTCCCTTCTTAGCTATGGGCCTTAGGCAAGTGGCTTCTCTCTGGCTacagtttccccttctgtgaaatggggatattACTAACCTCCACCTTGCAGGGTTGGCGGGAGGAAGATGAGTTAGGGCTTACGACAGCCTGGAAGATTGGAAATGCTTAATGaatattaactattttttttgTTATCAGCATCATCCAGGAATCCTCAAGTTTCAGGACATAATGCAGGATGATtggaaaagtagaaaagaatCTGGTCCCTTTGGGAGATggggctcagggagaggaggTCTGTCAGGTGGAGGGAGCTCTGActggctgctgggggtgggggtggggtgggggttgaggggagcAGGGTCCTGATGAGacttggggttttggggggaagccagaggtgggtggggggagttttCAGGGGCCACTGCATCTCAGACCCAGTTAAGGACTTAAAACTCACCTGGCCTGATCCCTTCTGCCTTCAGCATTCATCACCGCCAGCAGCCTTGCTCCTCATTCCTCTCCCCGCATCTCCTATCCTGCCATCTCCTTCGAGCCCCAACGGTCCCTGTCCAATTAACTTGGAGACAGGCTGACTTGACTTTGATCTCCCTTTCTGTTGCTGCCTTGCTGCATGACTTCAGGCAAGtgccttaacctctctgagcctttggcAAAGTTAATTTCGATCTGACAGTTCTACCAGAGGATTACCTGAGATGGAACCTGGAAGGGACAACATCCCTGGTGTGGTGCCCAAGCCTGCACCCTCCCCTGCAAACAGCACCGAGCTCTCTCAGGACTAACTGATAACTAATCGCAGCTGCACCTGCAAGTCCTGCTACTTCCTTGAAAGAGTCAGGCTGAAGCTTCTTACCAGCCTGTGAGGAAACAAGAGGAGGCAGGTGTTGGAGACATGCTGGGCTGGGTGCACGGGAACCTGGGTTCCAATGTCACCTCTGCCTCTGATATATCTTGAACCAGGTAGTGGACTAGGCCCTGACTGAGCTGATCTCCTTTAGGGCTCCCAGCACCCCTGAAAGATCCTGCTATCCCTGGAAACGGTCCAGGTTGAGAGAGGTTATGCATCTTGGCCCCGATCACCAGCCCCTGAGAGGCAGAAGCAGGGTGACCTCCAAGCCTTTACTCTGGTGGCTCCCAGTTTAGGCTGCCTCCCCATTACCTGGGTCTTCTGGTAGCAACAGAATCCCAACCTCTACTCCCAGAGAGTTTGATTCCCGAGGTCTGGAACTGAGCCCAAGGAATCCTCCCTGCCAATCACCCCAGTTGGCTCTGAGGCAGGGGTTGCACAGCTTATACTTTGGGACTCACCACCCTCTGCTCAGTACCCCCAGGTGCTGAGCCCCATCCTCACCTGGGAACCTGGCGTCCTGTGATGCCGCTGGGCTGGGCAGCAGTGGGACCAGGAGCCGGGAGCTGGCCGTCCTCAGTCCAAAGCAGAAGTTCCATTTCCCAGAGACAAGAGGGCCTTCCCCTGACAGCCCCCTCCCAGGGGCCCAGCAAGCCAGCCCCCCTCCCTGTTACCCCATTCGCACCCTGTTTTGCTGTCTTCAGGCAGTTTCAGGTCCCATTTCTGCAATCTGGAGGGGTTTACTGTAAAGCGGATGGGTGGGTGGCGAATTTGGTTTCACCAGCTCAGCAGGGGAACAGGCTGTTCCGGGAGAATGTCCACAACGTGGGGCTTGCCTGCCAAAGTCCCTGACCTCAGGAGCTTCTGCAGGGAACAGAGATGTTCCTCAATGGCATGAGAACGTGTCTGGCCTGGGGCCTGAGGTCTGGATATGGAGTCAGAAACCTTgattcaaattctagctctgccacttaacagCTACACATCTCAGCCAAGGGACCCCAAgggagccccagtttcctctgcTCTATGATGGGGTCATAATTGCACTTGCTCTACAGATTGCACCGGGCACCAGGGGGCTCTGATGGGAtagtggaggagaaagagaagggtaAACTGTAAAGTGCAGTGCACACGTGAATTGTTAATATCATACCATGTCCCAGGCCTCCCCTTTCTGGGCTCATgtcttctgctttctttccattCTGCACCCCTGCTCTTGCCCTGTTCTCAGAAAATAACCTAATAATAAAAAACGAATTTTAAGTGTggtcattatttatttatacccCTTCTTCTGCTTCCAGCAGGGCCTGCAGCTGATGGCGGTAATAGGCACAGGCAGGAGCCTGGTGCTTGTGGATCCTGGAATCACAGCAAGTCAGGGCTGGAGAGGAGCTTGGAGGTCACCGAGCCCATGCTGCTCCTTTTATatatggggaaaccgaggcccagaggggAGAGtcaccattcaacaaatatttatcgtgAGCCTCTGTGTGCACTGGAGATACAGCCAAGAGAAAATCAGCCCTGGTTCCTGCCCCCACGGAGTGTCTTTTCTACTGGGGTAGACTGGTATTAAACATTGAATGACACAATGGCTTCATTGCTCCTGTGAAGAATGTCACAAGAAGTGGCTGCAGGAGCCCACACCTCATGCTAGTGGCAGATGCAGGACTCAGAGCCAGGTATCCCTGGCACTGGGGTATCAGCCCTCTTACTGAGGCTGCGTCCAAGGCAATGCGATGCCCGCTTAAGGATGGTTGCTTGGCAAGTCCCAGGAGCTGCCATAGGTCAGGAGGGCCTTCTTGACATTCATACTTGGAGATGATAGAAAATCTTTGGGCTTGTGGATGCTGCCTGATGGGAGAGTTTACTGCAATGGGTGACAGGGAAAGAAGAGACTCGTTTGATAAAACCCAAGGGTCTCTGAGCTCAGCCAAGCCTCCAATGACTTAGTGGCTGGTGACAATGGGAAAAGTTGGGCTTGAACTTGGGGTAGAAGCAACATGAGCCTGAGAATAGAAAAACAGCAgatttgggggcagggggcagggcatgggctttggaatcagccCCTCCCAAGTCTGAATCCCAGGTCTGCCTCTTTCTAGCTATGTGGTCTCAGGCACGTTTATTGACCTCAGTTTCCCAGTTTCTTGGAGCCTAGATAACACAGGAGCAGTGCCTGGATTAGGCTCAGGAGCTGGGAGTCTCTGGGCCTTGGCCCCTGAGTGGCAGCCAGCTGGTCTTTGCACCCTTAAAATCGCTGCTTGCATCCCTGACAGAGAGGAACCATCCCTACAGAGGGTGAGAAAGGAGCCTTAAGACCCCTCAATGTCCCGTGGTCTGAAAGAGGCTCCCTGACCCTTGGGGGACCCTTGTTCTGGCTCCTGTCCCACCCTTGCTGCCCACCTTAAAAATCTTCCCCCAGCTCTCCTCAGCTCAACAGACAAGCTGGCATTTTCAAAAGTCTGTCTTTCCTGACAAAGAAAGAACAACAAGGAAAcaattatggaaaataaaaatggcacAAAAATGGTCGTTTCCAAAGTACAGGTTTCTGATCTGACACTGTGAACTACATAAACgggtattgatttttttaaacacaagagaaatgagaagaaaggtGTACCACTTGGGGCATTGCCAGGTGGACTGCTAAGTGCTTGCTGGAGGTGAGCTGTGAGTGGAGTGGCCCCGTGACCCCAGCCTTGTCCCTGCCAGAGGCTCTCAGACTCTGTCAACCGGGCTGGGTTCCTAGGCCCTGGCCTCTGTttatgctctgtgtgtgtgtgtgtgtgtgtgtgtgtgtgtgtgtatgtcttcatctctccttcctcctcctcattggACATATTTCCCATGCCCTACTATGCGCCAGGCATGGATCAAAGTGGTCCTGCCATCAAGGATGCTCACAGTCCAGTGGGGGAGGCAGACCTGTAAGTAAATAAGTGCATGAAAGCCAGTTGGTGGATCACATGCTTTGACTTCACCTAGAAACTGTCCACCCACCCACAGTTCCATCCTCCTCAAACCCTTATAAAACAGGCTTgggtccttttttgttttgttttgttttgttttgtaactaAGTCTGCAGGTATTTTGTtgtacctccctcccccctttcaaTTTGAGAACCCGGGCTCTAATGAGTCAGGGTTTGTGGCCCAGGTTGGTGGAAGGCGCTGTGGGGACATGAATGAgagaatcagggaaggcttcatggaggaggtgatcTTTGTGTTGATTTCTGACAGCTGAGTTGTATTATCCAGGTGGACAGAGGATTTGTGTGAGTGGGTTGGGGGCACTACAGAATGAAGGACCATTTGGGGCAAAGCTATGGAGGTGTGAGCTTCTTTTgggaacaaaggaacaaaagtGGACGGCAGTGGTTGGAGAGCTGGGCTCGAGCCCCTGCTGTTACAGCCCGTCTCGTGCCTCTGTGAGCTCTGAGGGGCCTTGTGGAGCAAAGCTGAGAGCCCAGCCAGGCCAGGGTGGTTCTCCCTGGCCTGAGTGAACCTCAGGTCTCACTGGGCTCTGAGGCCAGACCTGCAATCTCCACAGGAAAGTTACACTTTTTACCTTTTTGAACCTGAACTGTCAACCCCTTCTCGTGATCTGCACAGTGAAATTGCAGCAGCTTATAGCTGCTTCCTGGTCCTCCAACAAAGATCAGGGCAGCTGGGCCCAACCATCAGGAACCTCACAGTGAAACTCTGATGGCTTGTGGGCAGCAGTGGTTTTGGGTGATCTCCTGGGGGCTCCCAGAGTCTCAGTTCTTCGGGGTGAATCAGACATCCGGGAATCAGATTCTCACTCTCCCTCACCCACCCACGCCCAGCTAGAGCATAGTTATGaatattaaatgatttaataGATGGGTTAGCATGATGCCTGGTGCATAGTGAGTGCTAAATGCATGTTAGCTATTAcgattttttaattcatttattcatttactctgCTTTTAGACATTCATTTacccacattcattcattcattcaccccaATTCACTCATTAATTCAGCACAAATTCATTGCGCATCTTGGCTTTTTCTATGCTAGGCCCACCTGAGCCCACACCCCTCCCAGCATGGGTGTCCCCAAAATTCAACATCAGTCAACACAGGTCTTAGAATTAAAACACACTCCCGTTAACCTGTGAGCATGGATGCCTTTAATGACAGCAGTGCCTCTCACCCAAACAAGTGACAGCAGACGGCACCTTGGGGACCCCTTGCAGCCTTCAGCCGCATTTGAGCATCTCTCTCCCAAAAGGCCAAATGGTGCTGAGCATCTCAACCTTGGCACCAAGCTTTACTGAGCACCAACTAGATGCCTGAATCTGCAGCCCACAGATGGCTGTGGCAGGTGCAAAGTGGAAGATGAAGGGAATTGCTTCTTCAAGGAATTGGCAGGGAGGAATCGGAGCCAGGCATATTTGTtgatgtaattatttatttatatatctccCCATCTCTTCCAGGACTTGGAAAAAAGTAATGACAGTCCCAGAAGGTGTTGGTTAAATGTCAAAGCAGTGATTCCTgaaggagctcagaggagggagaaaagtcatggggcaggagggcagggtgggcttcctggaggaggagtcCATCTGGCGGTGAGAATGGCCTGAGTGAGGATGCGGCACAGTGGGATCTTGCTGAGGGAGAGGGGGCCGTGAGGGGGCTGGAGCAGGCCCGCCCTAGTCAGTGAAGAGCAGGAAGCCAGAGAAGACGCTGTCGGAGCCCGCAGTTCCCACCATGCCGTTGTAGTCATTGACCCCCAGCCACACCTGGTCGCCCACCTGCAGCCGCAGCAGCACACCGCCCGAGCTGACCTGCTTGGTGTTGGACATGTGGTCACAGAAGGTGGTCACCTTGACATTGTTGTGGTACAGCAGCAGGCACAGGTTGGCTGTGTGCGATGCGTGGTAGACAAAGTAGTAGAGGCCGGGGACTTTACAGGTGAACTTGCCGGTGCTCGTGTCATAATCTCCCTGCGGGTTGGTGATGACCCTGTTGAACTTGACCAGGGTGCCGGCGACCGGGAACTGGACTGTCTCCCGTGTGACGGTGAACACAGACTGGTGCTTCTGCTTGTATCTGCCCTCGTCACCTGGCTCCCCAGGGGGTCCCATGGCTCCGGGAGCCCCCGGAAGCCCAGGGGTTCCCATGGGACCATTTTTCCCAGGAAAGCCAGGTCTGCCGGGATCTCCCTTCTCACCCTTGGGTCCTCGTGTCCCAGGGGTAGCTGGGACTCCTGGGGAGAGAGCAGGTGGGAAGGAAGTGatggggcaggggacagggaagaAGGACCATGGGGCTGTCCTCCAGGGGGCATACCAGTAGCATTTGGTCTCTGGAATCTCTTTTCCCCAGATGGCCTAGCCACTCTGGAGCAGTGTGCAGAGAgtaggagggaagggagaagctTATAAGctggccagaggggagggagaccCTGGTTCAAGTCCTGCTTCCCCATGTCTTGCCCTCTGACCCTGTTTCTTggtctcagtttccacatttgtgACTGAGAGGGTTGGACCAGCCAGCTCAGGGTGTCAGAGCTGGGCAGGATCTCAGAGAGTGTGCCAGAGGCCATGACTGTCACCCCATGGACAGTATGTGGCCTTAGGTACTGCCTCACCTGAAAGTCTAGGTTCCTAGTTGCTCTTGACAAAAATCAGAAGATTAGTCAGAGGCAAATTTCCCAGATAACTCGTAAGACTTAAGCTTCAGGCCCCATTAACTTGCACTGGCCCCCTCAAGgccctttaaataattttataagtttttcaagtttttatgttgaaataattacagaatcacaggaagttgcaaaaacaaaaaacaaaaaacacaaggaCATGGAGGTCTCCTGCACCCTTTACCTAGTTCTCCCCAATCTTACATAACTAAAGTATgaaatcaaaaccaggaaattgatcTTAGTATGACCACAGAGCTCCACTTTTACatgcagtatgtgtgtgtgtgtgtgtgtagttctaaTACAGTTTTGTAGCATGTGTAGATTTGTGTAACCAAACCCCCAATCAAATGTAtccttattttgtattatttttcttaaagagggtCCACAACATTCTATAAGCTTCGGAGCCCCagaaaatctgtttccttttgtGAGCTGGAACCACCCAGGCCAGCTTGGCATGTGCTCTCtccagctcccccagccccactcagcCCAATTCAGCCTCTGTGGCAGTTGGCCTAATTCAACTTttctcatgttacagatgaggaaactgaggccagagactTGCCTAAGGCCATGCAGCCCATaggaggtgggggcaggactCAAAGTTAAGTCTGGCTGAGTCCTAGTCAGAGCATCTGATTCTTATTCCCTTCCTGATTATCTGATCCTCTCAGCTTCTTCCCTTATCCAAGCCATACTCATCTTTTAGGGCCTGGCTCAtctcttcttccaggaagccgTCTCTGACCACCCTCACTGGCCTTTGTGGGCACTTCCTTCTCTAACTTCCCTAAGGGTGGGTGTCTGTGCAGACCTACTGTGACAGATCCTCTGTGAACTGTGAGCTTTTTAGGTCTCAGGGTTAGGAGGGGGGAATCAGAACCCAGCAGACCTAGGCTTCAGGCCACATGATCCTGGGCAGATGACCTCCCCTCCCAGAGCCTCTGTTTGCCCAGCTGAGATAAGGGCATAACAGAACAGATCCCACAGGGCTGCTGGAAGCATGGGGTGGGAGGAGACACGTGCCGGCACCTCATAGGCAGTGCTCAGTAATGTCAGGTCCCCATGATGCTGTCAGTGATGCTGAGCAGACTTGTGCCTCATCCTTCAGGATATCTTCCAGCAACAGACTGGGAGGGGCAGGACACTGCAGTGGGGAAGGGGCTTAAGAGGCAGCGCAGGATGGTGCTTAAGGGTTGGACAGGATTCCAGTATGTGACTTGAGGCAAGCTGCTCaatctctctgaacttcagctttGACATTTGTAAAATAGGAGTATATTGCTTCTTCATAGGAttttggcctcagttttctcattggtA carries:
- the C1QC gene encoding complement C1q subcomponent subunit C, encoding MDMRSSSWPLLVLNLLLLLLALPPGGQAADCYGIPGMPGLPGAPGKDGYDGLPGPKGEPGVPATPGTRGPKGEKGDPGRPGFPGKNGPMGTPGLPGAPGAMGPPGEPGDEGRYKQKHQSVFTVTRETVQFPVAGTLVKFNRVITNPQGDYDTSTGKFTCKVPGLYYFVYHASHTANLCLLLYHNNVKVTTFCDHMSNTKQVSSGGVLLRLQVGDQVWLGVNDYNGMVGTAGSDSVFSGFLLFTD